From Calditrichota bacterium:
AGTGAGAGCAGCGCTTCGGCCCGCTCAGGTTCACCTCTGTGCGCGTAGCACTCAGCCAACAGCCTCACTACCTTCGCCCGCTGGGCCTTAGGGGCCTCTATCCCCCATTGAGCGCTGCGGTCGGCGATCCTCAGCCAATGCTCCAGGGCGTTGATTGCCTGCTCTACCTTGCCTGTGCGCACGTAGAGCCGGCCCAGGCCTTCAATGGCATCCAACGATTCCGGTTCCAATTGGGCTGCTTTGGCAAGAAAAGGCTCAGCCTCCTGGAGGAGACCCAGTTCCACGCAACAGATAGCAAGGTGGAGAAAGAACTGTGCGTCCTCGGGTTGCTCATTCACCAGGTGATAGAAGTGGGCCAGCGCCTTTTCGTACTCGCCCTGCTGCTCGTAGCTAAAAGCAAGGGCAGCGCGGAGCTCAATACAGTCGGGATGCGACTCCACGGCAAGCTCCAGCACTTCGACAGCCTTATCCGGACATCCCTTCCGCAGGTGCACCTGCGCCAGCCCGCCCGCTGCCTCAATCGAGTCGGGCTTCAGGCGCAGCGCCTCGGCGTAGAAGGCCTCCGCATCCACCAGGTTGCCCAGCTCAGCCGTACACTGCCCCATGCGCAGGAAGCTTTCCCAGTCTCCCGGGTTGGCCAGCACCACCTGCTTAAAGAAGGGCAAAGCCTCCCGGAACCGGTGTTGACGCTGATAGAGCAGCGCCAGGTCATAGTGGGCCTCCAAG
This genomic window contains:
- a CDS encoding tetratricopeptide repeat protein, with product MSRGRKKGVRSPVPQQPNVSSSPDPPATAADFTELCATASRLLAEGEYEAALPFLQKAVAIDPAYAPGYCQLGQVYYSRMMWREAEAHFKKALALDFGLLEAHYDLALLYQRQHRFREALPFFKQVVLANPGDWESFLRMGQCTAELGNLVDAEAFYAEALRLKPDSIEAAGGLAQVHLRKGCPDKAVEVLELAVESHPDCIELRAALAFSYEQQGEYEKALAHFYHLVNEQPEDAQFFLHLAICCVELGLLQEAEPFLAKAAQLEPESLDAIEGLGRLYVRTGKVEQAINALEHWLRIADRSAQWGIEAPKAQRAKVVRLLAECYAHRGEPERAEALLSLARQAETQRQEAVKQAYADEGGSNGRSRRSA